Proteins from a genomic interval of Bradyrhizobium sp. CCGB01:
- a CDS encoding response regulator transcription factor, with protein MRLLIIEDDRESADYLVKAFREVGHIADHAADGEEGLAMAENGDYDVLVVDRMLPKRDGLSLIGALRDKGESTPVLILSALGQVDDRIKGLRAGGDDYLPKPYSFAELLARVEVLSRRRGGPAEDTLYRVGDLELDRLSHRVARGKDELTLQPREFRLLEYLMKHAGQVVTRTMLLENVWDYHFDPQTNVIDVHISRLRSKIDKGFERPLLHTIRGAGYMIRDGIR; from the coding sequence ATGCGCCTCCTCATCATCGAAGACGACCGCGAATCCGCCGACTACCTCGTGAAGGCATTTCGCGAAGTCGGACACATCGCCGACCACGCCGCCGACGGCGAGGAAGGCCTCGCCATGGCCGAGAACGGTGATTACGACGTGCTGGTGGTCGACCGCATGCTGCCCAAGCGCGACGGCCTGTCGCTGATCGGCGCGCTGCGCGACAAGGGCGAATCGACGCCGGTGCTGATTCTCTCCGCGCTCGGACAGGTCGACGACCGCATCAAGGGCCTGCGCGCCGGCGGCGACGACTATCTGCCGAAACCCTATTCCTTCGCCGAGCTGCTGGCCCGGGTCGAGGTGCTGTCGCGCCGCCGCGGGGGACCTGCCGAGGACACGCTCTACCGCGTCGGCGATCTCGAGCTCGACCGGCTGTCCCATCGCGTCGCCCGCGGCAAGGACGAGCTGACGCTGCAGCCGCGCGAATTCCGCCTGCTCGAATACCTCATGAAGCATGCCGGCCAGGTGGTGACGCGCACCATGCTGCTGGAGAACGTCTGGGACTATCATTTCGATCCGCAGACCAACGTGATCGACGTGCACATTTCGCGGCTGCGCTCCAAGATCGACAAGGGTTTCGAGCGGCCGCTGCTGCATACGATCCGCGGCGCCGGGTACATGATCCGTGACGGCATTCGGTAA